The proteins below come from a single Cannabis sativa cultivar Pink pepper isolate KNU-18-1 chromosome 3, ASM2916894v1, whole genome shotgun sequence genomic window:
- the LOC133036235 gene encoding uncharacterized protein LOC133036235, with product MPPRRQNEELRQLRHQLEPPVQVVYPAAKARHEMLVERFRKQHSPEFEGGIDPVVAEEWMTRIENILQMLKENAARRESKKGGTNFNDNKKKEQDQAGQSSQDKRYKAENDRRSNGNNGRNVPKCPKCTKRHLRECRANACYKCGKEGHIKRNCPLWGQTENKEDLKEDDKYVPTRVFAIKGAGQSVDKC from the exons ATGCCTCCTAGAAG GCAAAATGAAGAACTTCGTCAGCTGAGACATCAACTGGAACCGCCAGTTCAAGTGGTATATCCTGCTGCAAAGGCTAGACATGAGATGTTAGTagagagatttcgaaaacaACACTCACCCGAGTTTGAGGGAGGCATAGACCCAGTGGTGGCTGAAGAGTGGATGACTCGCATAGAAAATATTTTGCAGATGCTAAAG gaaaatgctgCTAGGAGGGAATCTAAGAAAGGCGGAACCAATTTTAATGACAATAAGAAAAAGGAACAAGATCAGGCCGGACAGTCAAGTCAAGACAAGAGGTACAAAGCTGAGAATGACCGCCGATCTAATGGAAACAATGGACGCAACGTTCCAAAATGTCCTAAATGTACCAAACGTCATCTCAGAGAGTGTAGGGCAAATGCATGTTACAAATGTGGAAAAGAAGGTCATATTAAACGTAATTGTCCATTGTGGGGACAAACTGAGAACAAAGAAGATTTAAAGGAAGACGATAAATATGTTCCAACGAGGGTCTTTGCTATCAAAGGAGCAGGACAGAGTGTTGACAAGTGCTGA